The sequence AAAAAGTCTAATATTCAAGGATATTCGTATGTAGAATCATCCAACCAAATTATCTGCCAGATTTAACGCATATTGATAATCCGGGTTAACGCGCGAAGTATCTACGAAAATTTTAGGGATATTTAGGACTGGTGCCCCATGAGAGAGTCCACTCCCCAAAAATAACAAAGTTCTGAAGATTAAATTTCCAGTTATCCCATCAGGAGCAATAATAAGACCTGAATGCCTGATGGCATTTTCAATCAAAATCCCTTCGTGTGATGCTTTTGTAAGCCTGGCAACAAGTTCCCCATCAGCAAGACTTCTGTCGACTGAAGGATGGCGACCAATATCATCAAGTCTTCCTCCGGAAAGGACAGTCACTCTTTCAGGGAGACCAAATTTTTTGCATAGCGGTTTTGCTTTCTCTATCAATGATATTTTTTCTGATACAGACCATCCTTCATCAATGCCGACAGGACCAAGGAAGAATCTGGTTTTATCTGATGTTTCTAAGAGAACAATACGTTCAAGTTTAGAAACTTTTGAAAAGTCTTTCAGCAGCTTCATGGTTTTGTGTGCTGAAAGAGTCCCACGTATTGCCGCATCAATTGATCCAGAAAAAAGATCTGATATAAGATCAGATTCAGGATACTCTGACTTTTTTATTCTATGAGGAAAAGAATCAGGTATTAAAACATCAGGTGCTGTGTAACAAATAATTGAAGAAGGACCGGTGTAAGAAAAAATCCCTTTGAATATTCTGTCGGGGTCTTCTCCAACTCCAATTCCGATAACAGATGGCTTTCTATTGGTAGGTTCCAAGATGCATTACGCCTCCATTTTTTGAAAAATCAAATACCAAAGAGGATGAATTGTCATCATGAATCCTTAGTTCACCACTATTATTCACCGTCCCGATAGGCTTTGTAGTCATCCCTGTTTTCCTAAATAATTCAATGATAGTTTTAATGTTGTTATTTTTTGCTGTGAGAATGAATGCCATACCTGGATACATCCGAAGCCAGTGCTCAAATGTGATTCCCAGTGCATCTAAATCCGGTTTAGGAATTTGAGTCAGATCAATATCTGCACCCTTTCCTGAAACCTCAAGCAACATTCCTAGTGTCCCAATGATTCCAGGATTTGATATATCTTTACCAGCAGTCACGAGTTTTCTGCTTCCAATCTCCTGCATAACAGAGATTTGTTTCCGCACTTCATCAGCAGTCCGGAGTGTTGCAGAATCCCAATTCAGAATACATGAAGGATGAATTCTTCCTTCCAGGTCAATTGCAACCAAAACAATGTCATCTGCTTCAGCTGTATTACTGTAAATGATTCCATTCATTGGGGCTATACCAAGGATAGCGACATCGATTACACTATAAGGCGTATCAGGGTGAAGATGCCCTCCCACAATTGGAACACCAAATTGAAGGGAAGCATCATGCATGCCTTGTATGACTTGTTTTTTTATTGATTCATTCGAGATTGAAAACACATCAACCATCGCAAGTGGCTTTCCTCCCATCGCTGCAATATCATGAATATTAACAAGGACTGCACAATACCCTGCCCAGTAGGGATCAGCATCCATAAGTTTACTCCATATTCCGTCTGCAGCAAGTAAGAGTGCATCTGAACCATTCTGTATAACTGCAGCATCTTCTCCAAATGAGGCTACAATAGCATGAGAATCAATCCGGAGGTCCCGAACCATCGCACCGATTTCACTTTTGCGTCTCACTCCGTCATACATTCTGACAGCTTGTGCTATCTGTTCGGTTGAGCAGGTGTATTCTCCCATGGCCCAAAATCTCACTCTTTTTTTCTGTTTCATCACTCATAAAATGTCTTATTTAATGCAGAAGTTCTCTACTGGAAGAAATGAGTCATGAAAGGTTCAAGCGGTTTATCTTCATTGCCGGTTAATATATCGGGGATGGATTGGGCTGAGAAGTATCGTCCCCGACATCTGAATGAGATGGTGGGTAACCGGGAGGCATTACACCAGATGAGTGAATGGGCCACTCGATGGACAACAAACTCACCCCCTCTCATTCTTTATGGGAAACCAGGCATTGGGAAAACGTCTAGTGCCTGGGCTCTCGCACATGATATGAACTGGGAAGTTGTAGAACTGAATGCCAGTGATCAAAGAACTAAAGCAGTTATTGAAAAGGTAGCAGGTGGGAGCGCCAGTACTGGATCATTGACTGGTGCTTTCCGAAAACTTATCATTCTGGATGAAGCTGACAATCTTCAGGGTAATGCAGATCGCGGAGGTGCAAGGGCTATTGCAGAAGTTATCAGACAGGCACGTCAGCCCCTTATCCTTATTGCGAATGATCTGTATGGACTGGATGGAACTATTCGAAATCTCTGTACAAAAATTCAGTTTAAAGCTCTCCCTGCAAAATCATTAGTGCCGCGTTTACGAGAAATTTGTTCAAAGGAAGAACTATCCTGTTCCATACAGGCCCTTACTGATATTGCTGAACAAGCTGGAGGGGACATTCGGTCCGCAGTAACGATGCTTTATGCTTCTGCAATTGGACGTGATGAAATAGGAAAGGATGACGTTTCAATTTCAGCGAAGGATAACAGGGCTAGTATTTTTGATCTGGTTGCGGCAACATTAGGGTACAGACAAGCACCTTCTCTTCTGGAGATGGGAATGTCAGTAGATGAAACTCCTGATGCTATTCTTCAATGGATAGAAAGCAATCTCGGTGTTTTACCTGATAAAAATAAAAACTCCCAGGCATATGGGGCATTATCCCGGGCGGATATGTACCTTGGATATACTTTTAAAAATCAATACTACACACTTTGGCGATATGCGAGTGCAATGATGCTTCTTGGTGTGCATGATGTCATGAAGGGGCGTCCATCTGGATATGCAAAAATCATGCCCCCATCAAGATGGCGACAGATGTCTGTTGCGAAAAGACAAAAATTGATGCGTGAACAATTGTTATCCAATTTAGGATCAGATATGCATATGTCAGCATCATCTGTCCGAAATCTTTATTTGTGTCCCGTATCCCTTCTAGCCAAACAGTTTCCTGATCCTTTTGCCAGGGAATTTAATCTGGATGTTGATCAACTCGATATTTTAATTCACGACACAGCAACGGCCAAATCAATAGTTAAAGCTATAGAAGATGAAAGAAAACAGATAGAAAAGGAATTAAAGAAAAAAAAGAAGGAGGAAGAGGCAAAAGCTAAGAAATCAAAAGTTACCAAAAAAGGATCAGACAAAACCACAGATACTGTTTCATCCATCGAGACTCTGGTTTGTCAGGAAAAAAATGGAATAAATCCAAGGGAAGAGAATTCTGAAAAAACAGATGACAAATCAATAGAAAAGGATAAAAAAACTTCTCAATCAACATTATTTAATTTTTAACATACTGGTGAAGAGAAACATCACATCCCGAAACAGGGGCAGGTCTGTCTGTCCCTTCAAATCCGAGATGATATATTAATAAATCAACTCCTATT comes from Methanospirillum hungatei and encodes:
- the mtxX gene encoding methanogenesis marker protein Mmp4/MtxX, with amino-acid sequence MEPTNRKPSVIGIGVGEDPDRIFKGIFSYTGPSSIICYTAPDVLIPDSFPHRIKKSEYPESDLISDLFSGSIDAAIRGTLSAHKTMKLLKDFSKVSKLERIVLLETSDKTRFFLGPVGIDEGWSVSEKISLIEKAKPLCKKFGLPERVTVLSGGRLDDIGRHPSVDRSLADGELVARLTKASHEGILIENAIRHSGLIIAPDGITGNLIFRTLLFLGSGLSHGAPVLNIPKIFVDTSRVNPDYQYALNLADNLVG
- a CDS encoding methanogenesis marker 2 protein, whose amino-acid sequence is MGEYTCSTEQIAQAVRMYDGVRRKSEIGAMVRDLRIDSHAIVASFGEDAAVIQNGSDALLLAADGIWSKLMDADPYWAGYCAVLVNIHDIAAMGGKPLAMVDVFSISNESIKKQVIQGMHDASLQFGVPIVGGHLHPDTPYSVIDVAILGIAPMNGIIYSNTAEADDIVLVAIDLEGRIHPSCILNWDSATLRTADEVRKQISVMQEIGSRKLVTAGKDISNPGIIGTLGMLLEVSGKGADIDLTQIPKPDLDALGITFEHWLRMYPGMAFILTAKNNNIKTIIELFRKTGMTTKPIGTVNNSGELRIHDDNSSSLVFDFSKNGGVMHLGTYQ
- a CDS encoding replication factor C large subunit gives rise to the protein MDWAEKYRPRHLNEMVGNREALHQMSEWATRWTTNSPPLILYGKPGIGKTSSAWALAHDMNWEVVELNASDQRTKAVIEKVAGGSASTGSLTGAFRKLIILDEADNLQGNADRGGARAIAEVIRQARQPLILIANDLYGLDGTIRNLCTKIQFKALPAKSLVPRLREICSKEELSCSIQALTDIAEQAGGDIRSAVTMLYASAIGRDEIGKDDVSISAKDNRASIFDLVAATLGYRQAPSLLEMGMSVDETPDAILQWIESNLGVLPDKNKNSQAYGALSRADMYLGYTFKNQYYTLWRYASAMMLLGVHDVMKGRPSGYAKIMPPSRWRQMSVAKRQKLMREQLLSNLGSDMHMSASSVRNLYLCPVSLLAKQFPDPFAREFNLDVDQLDILIHDTATAKSIVKAIEDERKQIEKELKKKKKEEEAKAKKSKVTKKGSDKTTDTVSSIETLVCQEKNGINPREENSEKTDDKSIEKDKKTSQSTLFNF